In Streptomyces sp. NBC_00683, the DNA window GGAGCGGAGGCGCTCCTCGCAGTGCGTGATCCGTTCGACGGCCACCTGCTCGTCCCGCTTGTGCGCGAACAGTGCGTCCCCGGGCCCGTAGTTCACCGCGGGAATGCCGAGGGAGCCGAACCGGGACACATCCGTCCAGCCGAACTTGGGCTGTGCCGTACCGCCGACCGCTTCCATGAACGCCTTGGCCGCCGGGTGCGAGAGGCCGGGCATCGCGGCGCCGGAGTGGTCGTCGACCGTGAGACCGGCGACGCCGCAGTCCGCGAAGACCTCACGGACGTGCGCCTCGGCCTCCTCGGCGGTGCGGTCGGGGGCGTACCGGTAGTTGACCACCACCGTGCAGGCGTCCGGGATGACATTGGTGGCGACGCCGCCCTCGATGCTCACGGCGTTGAGCCCCTCGTGGTACTCGAGCCCGTCGATGACCGGCCGGCGCGGCTCGTACGCGGCGAGCTTCGCCAGCACCGGGGCGGCGGCGTGGATCGCGTTGGATCCCATCCAGCTGCGCGCGGAGTGGGCCCGCTCCCCCTCGAGCTGGAGATGGACCCGGATCGTGCCCTGGCAGCCGCCCTCGACCTGGGCGTCGGACGGCTCCAGGAGGACGGCGAAGTCCGCGTCGAGCCAGTCGGGGTGCGCCTCGGCCACGTGTCCGAGGCCGTTGAGGTGGGCGGCGACCTCTTCGTTGTCGTAGAAGATGAACGTGAGGTCACGGTTGGGCTCGGGCACCGTCGCGGCGATCCGCAGCTGCACGGCGACGCCCGACTTCATGTCGGAGGTTCCGCACCCCCACAGCACACCGTTCTCGTCGAGCCGGGACGGGACGTTGTCCGCGATCGGCACGGTGTCGATGTGGCCGGCCAGTACGACGCGCTCGGCACGGCCCAGCTGCGTCCTGGCCACGACGTTGTTGCCGTGCCGCTCGACCGTCAGGTGCGGCAGCGGGCGCAGGGCCGCCTCGATCGCGTCGGCCAGGTCCTTCTCCTGCCCGCTGACCGACGGGAAGTCGACGAGCCGGGCCGTGAGCTCGGGTCCGCCGAGAGCGAGGTCAAGCGTGTGTCCGTCCATGGTCACGACCCTAAAGGACTTCGGTCTCGGCCCCGCCCGTACCCTCCAGTACGGTGGGCTCCGTGCCCCGGACCGCCACTTCCACCCGCCGCAGCCGCTTCTTCCGTGTCGCGGCCGCCTTCGCCGTGCTCGTGGCCCTGGCCGGCTATCTGGCCGTGCAGTACGTCTCCGGCAACAAGGGTGCTCCCCGCTGCACCGTGCGCTCCGCGGACGGGGACGGCACCGAGGGGCGTACGTACGAGATGAGCCCCGACCAGGCCGCCAACGCCGCGACGATCTCGGCGGTGGGCACCACCCGCGGTCTGCCGGAGCGTGCGGTGACCATCGCGCTCGCCACCGCGCTGCAGGAGTCCGCGCTGCGCACCATCGACCACGGTGACCGGGACTCGCTCGGACTCTTCCAGCAGCGTCCCTCGCAGGGCTGGGGAACGCCGGCGCAGATCATGGATCCGGTCTATTCGTCCGGGAAGTTCTACGAGCACCTCGCCGAGGTTCCGGGCTACTCGCGGCTGCCGCTGACCGTCGCCGCGCAGCGGGTGCAGAAGAGCGGGTTCCCGCAGGCGTACGCCAAGCACGAGCCGGATGCCGCGCTGCTGGCCGCCGCGCTGACCGGACGCGCGCCCGCCTCGCTCAGCTGCACGCTGTCGGCGGCGGCCACCCCCGGGGACGCGGCCGAAGTGCGGGCCGAGCTGGTGCGCGCCTTCGGCAAGGATGTCCTGCCTGCCGCCGGGGCGGCCGGAGCCTCGGCCGCCGGCACGGTCTCGGTGCCCGTGCGGACCGCCGTGAAGACCGCCGAGGACACGGCACCCCGGCGCGGCTGGGAGCTGGCCCACTGGGCGGTCGCCCGGGCCGACGCGCTGCGGATCGATGAGGTCTCGTATGCCGGCCGGGTGTGGAACGCAGATGCGGGCTGGCGGACGGAACATAAGGAATCGGGCACTACCGCAGTCCGAATGCGGCTCGCACAGTAGTACGGGGTGTCGCCCGTACGGGCCGTCCAACCCTTCCCGCAACCCCCCTCGCGTCACCCTTCCCACGAGCCCCGCCCGCCCCCGGATTTCCGTGCGAACAAAGGGAAGTGACGGTTCGTCCGACGCCGATGGAATGCATTGTTTGCCCGGGTTCCTCCGTTGCGGATTATCTGACGCATTACCCAGTCTTTACCTTTGCGGGCCGCAACCTTCCCTGCCCTTCGACCGGTTGTCAGTGCGTCCGGATCACCGGACAGGCAAATTCCACATTTGCCCGGAACCGTTGTAGTCCCGTCGAAGGAGCATCATGTCCCTCCCCCTGACCCGTCGGATCGCCCGTGCCGCGCTGCTGATCGCCGCAGGCGCGGCACCCGTGGTCGGTGCGGCCGGTGCCGCAGGTGCCGCGGGGCTCCCGCAGACCCCTGCCCTGGGCGGCCTGACCACGCTCGACGGTGCCGGCGTGAGCAGCACGCTGGACTCCGCCTCGAAGCAGGGCACCGGAGTGGCGAACGAGACCGGCGGCAAGGTCGTCGGCACGACCCTCCCGGTCGCCGGCCAGACCCTCGAGAAGGCCGGCACGGTGGCGGGCGGCGAACTGGCGAACGACACCCTGGCGACCGACGGTCTCCCCACCGGCGGCCTGCCGATCGGCTGATCCACCCGCACGTACACGGCACCGATACGCCGATGGGCCTCGGGAGTGCGCACTCCCGAGGCCCATCGGCGTATCGCGTCAGGACAGCCGCTTGGCCGCCGCCGCCACCCGCTCGTCCGTG includes these proteins:
- the dapE gene encoding succinyl-diaminopimelate desuccinylase, producing the protein MDGHTLDLALGGPELTARLVDFPSVSGQEKDLADAIEAALRPLPHLTVERHGNNVVARTQLGRAERVVLAGHIDTVPIADNVPSRLDENGVLWGCGTSDMKSGVAVQLRIAATVPEPNRDLTFIFYDNEEVAAHLNGLGHVAEAHPDWLDADFAVLLEPSDAQVEGGCQGTIRVHLQLEGERAHSARSWMGSNAIHAAAPVLAKLAAYEPRRPVIDGLEYHEGLNAVSIEGGVATNVIPDACTVVVNYRYAPDRTAEEAEAHVREVFADCGVAGLTVDDHSGAAMPGLSHPAAKAFMEAVGGTAQPKFGWTDVSRFGSLGIPAVNYGPGDALFAHKRDEQVAVERITHCEERLRSWLTS
- a CDS encoding ATP-binding protein gives rise to the protein MSLPLTRRIARAALLIAAGAAPVVGAAGAAGAAGLPQTPALGGLTTLDGAGVSSTLDSASKQGTGVANETGGKVVGTTLPVAGQTLEKAGTVAGGELANDTLATDGLPTGGLPIG